In one window of Dehalococcoidales bacterium DNA:
- a CDS encoding cytochrome c3 family protein, whose amino-acid sequence MRKPNLRFMRKKRIWIPLIAVLIIIIAGSGALWSYHDNPQFCATCHLMQPYLESWESPPLLANAHEEQGLACLDCHPFDIGQSVGEVVSFVRHDYEEPLMERKYPQEWCFQCHENGSNYEEIIKLTEEMIEEVGRNPHDSHFDEMDCNLCHKMHKPSEDFCSQCHGTVATGEGWVSLETLEEPVLPGTE is encoded by the coding sequence TTGAGGAAACCAAACCTCCGCTTCATGAGAAAGAAGAGGATATGGATACCTCTGATTGCTGTACTGATTATTATTATCGCAGGCAGTGGGGCTTTATGGAGTTATCACGATAACCCCCAATTCTGTGCTACGTGTCACTTAATGCAGCCCTACCTGGAATCATGGGAATCACCGCCACTCCTTGCCAATGCCCATGAAGAGCAGGGCCTTGCCTGTCTGGACTGCCATCCATTTGATATAGGACAATCGGTAGGCGAGGTAGTCTCATTCGTTCGACACGATTATGAGGAACCTTTGATGGAACGAAAATATCCTCAAGAGTGGTGTTTTCAGTGCCACGAAAACGGCAGTAATTATGAAGAAATTATCAAGCTCACCGAAGAGATGATAGAGGAGGTAGGTAGAAACCCTCACGATTCACACTTCGACGAGATGGACTGCAACCTCTGCCACAAGATGCATAAGCCGTCAGAGGATTTTTGTTCACAGTGTCACGGTACTGTTGCAACTGGAGAAGGATGGGTATCACTGGAAACTTTGGAAGAGCCGGTATTACCCGGAACAGAGTAA
- a CDS encoding flavodoxin family protein: MSNRKVVIVMGSPRKNGNSAALAEQVAEGARATGAEVQIFNLHEMDIKPCDGCNACQKGNGRDCHIKDDMQDLYPAIRQADAMVIAGPVYWYSVTAQTKLFIDRCYAIAKPGDNALWRKRVGIVLVYGGADAFDSGAVNALRMFQDAFRGTGSRIVGMVHGSATMPGEVRGNAGLMEGAYDLGKRLVAEA; this comes from the coding sequence ATGAGTAACAGGAAAGTAGTCATAGTCATGGGTAGCCCCAGGAAGAACGGCAACAGCGCAGCGCTGGCGGAGCAGGTCGCGGAGGGGGCTCGGGCGACAGGGGCAGAAGTACAGATATTCAACCTCCACGAGATGGACATCAAGCCTTGCGATGGCTGCAACGCGTGCCAGAAGGGGAACGGGAGAGACTGCCACATCAAAGACGACATGCAGGACCTGTACCCGGCTATCCGCCAGGCAGATGCCATGGTGATAGCCGGTCCGGTCTACTGGTACTCCGTAACCGCCCAGACCAAGCTCTTCATCGACCGATGCTATGCTATCGCTAAACCCGGTGACAACGCTCTGTGGCGGAAGCGGGTCGGGATAGTGCTGGTGTACGGTGGTGCGGACGCATTCGATTCCGGTGCCGTGAACGCTCTGCGGATGTTTCAGGACGCCTTCAGGGGGACCGGTTCCCGCATTGTCGGGATGGTGCATGGGAGCGCAACGATGCCGGGCGAGGTCAGGGGGAACGCCGGGTTGATGGAGGGGGCGTACGACCTGGGCAAACGGCTTGTTGCCGAGGCGTAG
- a CDS encoding peptidylprolyl isomerase: protein MSYSAPPPMTIDSGKQYVATIETEKGNIGLELFAGDVPETVNNFVFLAREGFYDGTTFHRVIPGFMAQGGDPTGTGSGGPGYRFADEFTKHTHVTGALSMANAGPNTNGSQFFITYAPQNHLDGKHSVFGQLTDGTDVLEAVKQGDTIIRIVIEER from the coding sequence ATGAGTTACTCAGCACCACCACCCATGACAATTGATTCCGGCAAGCAGTACGTTGCCACCATTGAAACAGAGAAGGGGAACATAGGGCTTGAGTTGTTCGCCGGCGATGTTCCGGAAACGGTGAATAACTTCGTGTTTCTCGCGCGTGAGGGATTCTACGATGGCACGACATTCCACCGTGTCATCCCTGGCTTTATGGCCCAGGGTGGGGACCCTACCGGTACCGGAAGTGGCGGCCCTGGTTACAGATTCGCTGATGAATTCACCAAGCACACCCATGTCACCGGGGCTCTATCGATGGCCAATGCCGGCCCCAATACCAATGGTTCCCAGTTCTTCATTACCTATGCCCCTCAAAACCACCTTGATGGCAAACACTCGGTATTCGGCCAGCTAACGGACGGAACGGATGTTCTGGAAGCCGTTAAGCAGGGTGATACCATCATAAGGATAGTCATAGAAGAGAGATAG